The window GGGCATCATCGGCGACATCGGGATCACCGTCTCGCCGGCCGATCCGCAGCGCGTCTACGCGATCGTCGAATCCGACTCGGGCGGCGTGTTCCGCTCCGACGACGGCGGCGCCACCTGGACGCGCACGAACCAGGAGCGGAAGCTGCGGCAGCGCGCCTGGTATTACTCGCGCATCTTCGCCGACCCGAAGGACACCAACACCGTGTACGTGGTCAACGTGTCGTTCTTCAGGTCCACCGACGGCGGCAAGACGTTCAACCCGATCTCCGTGCCGCACGGCGACAACCACGACCTGTGGATCGCGCCTAACGATCCCAAGCGGATGATCGAATCGAACGACGGCGGCGCGACCGTCACCTTCGATGGCGGAAAGGCCTGGAGCGATGAGGACTACGCGACGGCGCAATTCTATCACGTCACCACGACCACCGATTTCCCGTACAAGGTCTGCGGTGCGCAGCAGGACAACTCGACGCTCTGCGGGCCGAGCCGCTGGCCGGGCGGCATTCCCATCAGCGAGTGGCGGGAAGTGGGCGGCGGCGAGTCGGGCTACATCCAGGTACGGCCCGACAGCACGAACATCGTCTACGCAGGCAGCTACGCGTACCTGTCGCGGATGGACCTGTCTAACGGACAGCAGCGCGACATCATCCCGTGGCCCGACAATCCCATGGGCCACTCGGCTGAGGATCTGAAGTACCGGTTCCAGTGGACCTTCCCGATTCTCATCTCGCCTCACGATCCGAACACGCTGTACCTGGGGTCGCAGGTGCTGTTCCGCACGCACAACGGCGGCCAGAGCTGGGAAATCGCGAGTCCTGACCTCACCCGGCACGATCCGGCTACGTTAGGCCCGTCCGGCGGGCCAATAACGAAGGACCAGACGTCGGTCGAGTATTACGCCACGATTTTCGCCATCGCCGAGTCGCCCGTGGTGAAGGGCGTCATCTGGACGGGATCGGACGATGGGTTGATCTACGTCACGCGCGACAACGGGAAGACGTGGTCCAACGTGACGCCGAAGGATCTGCCGCCGTTCACGCGCATCTCGATCATCGATGCGTCGCATTTCGGCGCGGGTACGGCGTACGTCGCGGCCAACCGCTATCAGCTGGACGATGACGCTCCCTATCTCTACAAGACGTCGGACTACGGCAAGACGTGGACGCGCATCGATGCGGGCATCGATCGCACGCAGTTCACGCGCACGATTCGCGAGGATCCGGAGCGCCGCGGCTTGCTGTACGTCGGCACCGAGCGCGGCGTGTGGGTGAGCTTCGACGACGGGTCGCACTGGCAGTCGTTGCAACGCAATCTGCCGAAGGTGCCGGTGCACGATCTGGAGGTGACTGAGGGCGATCTCGTCGCCGCGACGCACGGGCGATCGTTCTACATTCTGGATGATTTGTCGGCGCTGCGGCAGCTGACGCCGGAAATCGCGCAGGCGCCCATGCATCTGTTCAAGCCGCGCACGGCATATCGCGTCAATTGGGGCGGCGGATTCGGCGGCGGCGGCGGACGCGAGCACCCCGTCGGCAAGAATCCGCCGAGCGGGGCCGTGGTGTACTACACGCTCTCGTCGCCTAACCAGAAGGTGACGCTCGACTTCCTCGATGCGAAGGGCGCGGTGATCCAGTCGTTCTCGAGCGAACTGGACAGCGCGGGGCTCGCCGACAGCGTGCGCGCCGACAGCATCAAGAAAGCGAACAAGGGCAAGGAGCCCGCCGCCGAGGGAGGCTTCCGGCGTCCGACGCGTCCCCGGGTGTCCAACAAGGCGGGGCTCAACATGTTCGCGTGGGATCTGCGCTATCCCGACGCGGTCGGATTCACGAACCTCATCATGTGGGCCGGCTCGACCCGCGGGCCGCTCGCCGTGCCGGGAACCTACTCGGTTCGCCTAACGGTGAACGGCCGCTCGCAGACGCAGTCGTTCGTGCTCAAGAAGGATCCGCGCGTCCATGCCACGCAGGCGGACTTCGAGGCGCAGTTCGCCCTCCTGATGAAAGTGCGCGACCGGCTCTCGGCCGCCGACAATGCGGTGCGCACGATCCGGAATCTCGAGTGGCAGATGGACCAGCACGGGTCGTCCGCGCCGTCCGGGTTCGCCGACGCGGCAGGCGCCCTCAAGACGAAGCTCGACACGATCGAGGCGGCGATCTACCAGGTGCACAACCGCGCGAGCGAGGATCCGCTCAACTTCCCGATCCGGCTGAACAACAAGATCGCAGCGTTAGGCGGCTCGATCGCCAGCGCCGACGCCAGGCCGACGGCGCAGGACTACGCCGTGTACACGCTGCTCTCGGGCCAGCTCGATCGCGAGCTCGCCGAGCTCAAGACGACGCTGGCGTCCGGGCTGCCGCCGCTCAACGCCATGCTGCGCGGCGCGGGACAGAAGGAGCTCGTGCCGTCCACGTCCGAGCCGCCGCAGAAGGAGGTAGCCGAAGTCGAGTGAGAGAGAAAGGGCGGACACCGCGCGGTGTCCGCCTTCACTCAGCGCGCAACACGCGCACCGGATCGGTGCGCGCCGACCGCAGTGCCGGCAGCAGCGCCGCCATGATGCCCACCGTCACGAGCACAACCGGCGCGACGACGAACGTCAGCGGATCCACGGCCGTCACGCCCGACAAGAGACTCGCGAGGACGCGCGTCACCGCGAGGGCGAGCACCAGACCAAGCACGCCGCCGCCGCCGACCATCACGAGTCCCTCCCGCATGAGGAGCCGGACGACTTCGTTAGGCTCCGCACCCAGCGCCATCCGAATGCCCACCTCGCGCGCGCGCCGCGCCACCGCGTAGCTCACGACGCCGTAGACGCCGATCATCGCCAGCGCCAGCGCGAGCGCGGCAAACACGCCGAACGCAATGGCGCCGAGCCGCGTCGGCAGCATGACGGCGCCGATGTGTCGCGCCATCGTCGTTCCCTGCAGCACCGGTATCGTTGGATCCACGTCGTGCAGCATGGCGATCAGCTCCGGCGTCAGCGACTCATCCCGTCCCGGAGTCGTGCGCGCGACGAGCATCGCATCCGGGTTCGGGCTCTGCGCGAACGACAGGAACATGAACGGTCGCGGCTCTTCGCCGAGCGAGCGCACCTTGGTGGTTTGCGTGACGCCGACGACTCGATACACGTTGGAATCGCGGCGGAACGTCTGCCCAATCGGATCCCTGCCCGGCCAGAACTCCTTCGCCATCAC is drawn from Gemmatimonadaceae bacterium and contains these coding sequences:
- a CDS encoding glycosyl hydrolase; translation: GIIGDIGITVSPADPQRVYAIVESDSGGVFRSDDGGATWTRTNQERKLRQRAWYYSRIFADPKDTNTVYVVNVSFFRSTDGGKTFNPISVPHGDNHDLWIAPNDPKRMIESNDGGATVTFDGGKAWSDEDYATAQFYHVTTTTDFPYKVCGAQQDNSTLCGPSRWPGGIPISEWREVGGGESGYIQVRPDSTNIVYAGSYAYLSRMDLSNGQQRDIIPWPDNPMGHSAEDLKYRFQWTFPILISPHDPNTLYLGSQVLFRTHNGGQSWEIASPDLTRHDPATLGPSGGPITKDQTSVEYYATIFAIAESPVVKGVIWTGSDDGLIYVTRDNGKTWSNVTPKDLPPFTRISIIDASHFGAGTAYVAANRYQLDDDAPYLYKTSDYGKTWTRIDAGIDRTQFTRTIREDPERRGLLYVGTERGVWVSFDDGSHWQSLQRNLPKVPVHDLEVTEGDLVAATHGRSFYILDDLSALRQLTPEIAQAPMHLFKPRTAYRVNWGGGFGGGGGREHPVGKNPPSGAVVYYTLSSPNQKVTLDFLDAKGAVIQSFSSELDSAGLADSVRADSIKKANKGKEPAAEGGFRRPTRPRVSNKAGLNMFAWDLRYPDAVGFTNLIMWAGSTRGPLAVPGTYSVRLTVNGRSQTQSFVLKKDPRVHATQADFEAQFALLMKVRDRLSAADNAVRTIRNLEWQMDQHGSSAPSGFADAAGALKTKLDTIEAAIYQVHNRASEDPLNFPIRLNNKIAALGGSIASADARPTAQDYAVYTLLSGQLDRELAELKTTLASGLPPLNAMLRGAGQKELVPSTSEPPQKEVAEVE